A stretch of Aerococcaceae bacterium zg-252 DNA encodes these proteins:
- a CDS encoding kinase/pyrophosphorylase: MTIDTTLHIYLISDSIGETTTKFAKAALAQFPTANTVLHKFVFISNKDALIPVLEDAKSNNGMVLLTLANAELSNLSEEFCREHQIFLYNLIQPVTEEIARRTGLEPTHKIGAQHDLSEEYFNRVKAMEFCMMYDDGKDPKGFIEADIVLLGISRTSKTPLSMYLGNLGYKVANLPLIPENQVPNILFEIDANKIVGLTTFDKVANLHRENRMREYGMPSGTKYASMERVNHELKFAHDLYEKLNCLVINTAERSIEETASIIIQELNLPIRA, translated from the coding sequence ATGACAATCGATACTACCCTTCACATTTATCTTATTTCTGATTCGATTGGTGAAACTACAACAAAATTTGCCAAAGCAGCACTTGCGCAATTCCCCACAGCAAATACAGTATTACATAAATTTGTATTTATTTCAAATAAAGATGCTTTAATACCTGTACTAGAAGATGCAAAATCAAACAATGGTATGGTGCTATTGACTTTAGCTAATGCTGAACTCTCAAATTTAAGCGAAGAATTTTGTCGAGAACATCAAATTTTCCTTTATAATTTAATCCAGCCGGTGACTGAAGAAATCGCAAGACGAACTGGCTTAGAACCTACTCATAAAATCGGAGCACAACACGATTTATCAGAAGAATACTTCAATCGTGTTAAAGCAATGGAATTTTGTATGATGTATGATGACGGTAAAGATCCAAAAGGCTTTATCGAAGCAGATATTGTACTTTTAGGTATATCACGCACAAGCAAAACACCACTCAGTATGTACTTAGGCAATCTCGGCTATAAAGTCGCAAATTTACCTTTGATACCTGAAAATCAAGTGCCTAATATCTTATTTGAAATTGATGCTAATAAAATCGTTGGACTGACAACATTTGATAAAGTAGCAAATTTACATCGTGAAAATCGTATGCGTGAATACGGAATGCCGAGTGGTACTAAATATGCATCAATGGAACGTGTTAATCACGAATTGAAGTTTGCTCATGATTTATATGAAAAACTTAATTGCCTAGTTATTAACACAGCTGAACGAAGTATCGAAGAAACAGCCTCCATTATTATTCAAGAATTAAATTTACCGATTCGTGCATAA